GTTGTTTCCTTTATATCTTCTCTTGAGGAGCTTGAGGTCGTTCCCGACGCGCCGGCCATCGTTGTCATAAATGAGAGGACGGGAACCATAGTTATGGGTGAGAATGTCAGGATATCTAAGGTCGCCATAGCTCATAAAAACTTCTCCATAACGGTTGGAGCGCCTGTGGGAAGCCCCGTTCCGCCGGCTGAGGGTCATATGATAGAGTTTCCCGAGACGACGACGGTTGGCGATGTGGTTAAGGCGTTAAACGCGGTTGGCGCGACGCCGAAGGATATAATTGCGATACTTGAGGCCATGAAGAAGGCGGGTGCTTTGCATGCAGAGCTTAAGAGTATGTGAGGATTATTTTCTTGGTCCGGTTCGGATTCCCTCGGATAAAAAGAAGGCTTTAAAGGTCGTTTCTGAGGAGTTTGAGGCGATTTTTATACACATGCTCTTGAGGCAGATGAGAAAGACGGTCCCAAAGGGCGGTTTTCTGCCCGAATCGAGGGCGATGGAGATATATAAAGACATGTTTGATATGGTTCTTTCAAGGGAGCTTGCTAAAAGAGAGGTTTTGGGTATAGCGAAAATGGTCTATAAACAGTATGAGAGAAGTCTCAAGTAGCGTGGGATCTGGTCTCCCCTCTCTTCCCTTTGTGCTAAAATTATAAAGGTGGAGGGAGGGGTTTTTCTTATGGGTTGCCTTGATATCCCCACTAAAAGCTTCGTTCGATTCGAGAGAGGAAACCTCATTATTAGCAAAGAGGGAGCTCGTGCTGTCGCCCTTTGTGTTCTTATAGGA
This sequence is a window from Synergistota bacterium. Protein-coding genes within it:
- a CDS encoding rod-binding protein; this encodes MQSLRVCEDYFLGPVRIPSDKKKALKVVSEEFEAIFIHMLLRQMRKTVPKGGFLPESRAMEIYKDMFDMVLSRELAKREVLGIAKMVYKQYERSLK